Genomic window (Salvelinus namaycush isolate Seneca chromosome 27, SaNama_1.0, whole genome shotgun sequence):
AAGTTCTCCTGAAACacggtgatcaaattaagatcctgtaGTCGCTTAGGTTGCTGCTCTACCCTTGAAAATAAACCTTTTTAACACCAGAGAATTAAACAAGCCTGTCACATACTGACCACGAGGTCAAGGAGTTCAACATGATCAACTTTCCTACCATTGTTTTCTCATCTCAGTATTATGTAACACCATAACTCTAGTAACTCATAATATACTACTACACATTACTAGTACTAATGACTATAGTGAAGAAGACAATGCCACTGTATGAAGAGGATATTAGACTAGTCTTGACAGCCATGTTATGAAAAATGAGGCCCCCTGCTGGGCTTCAAGAGAATTACAGAAATACCTCTCCAGACGCAGCTTTTGGACAGACGTGACGATTTGCAGACAGCATTTTCCCAGCTGTGGCATTTCAGGATCCATGCTACTGTAGGCCTCTAACCCTACCTGATAGTTGTCCTCGTTGGGCCAATAACAGGTAGGTAAAGAGAGACGGATGTACAGTACACTGACTGCAAACACAGACGCACAGATTAGGAGGAGGTCATACACAGGACTACATGTACCTGCCAGCCAGGTCTGTTGACCTCACTTAGCCTGGCACCAGACATTGGGAAgcctgttgttacattacagaggAACAGTACTGTTTGGGAAgcctgttgttacattacagaggAACAGTACTGTTTGGGAAgcctgttgttacattacagaggAACAGTACTGTTTGGGAAgcctgttgttacattacagaggAACAGTACTGTTTGGGAAgcctgttgttacattacagaggAACAGTACTGTTTGGGAAGCCTGTTGTTACATTACAAAGCAACAGTGCTGTTTGGGAAgcctgttgttacattacagaggAACATTACTGTTTGGGAAgcctgttgttacattacagaggAACAGTACTGTTTGGGAAgcctgttgttacattacagaggAACAGTACTGTTTGGGAAGCCTGTTGTTACATTACAAAGCAACAGTGCTGTTTGGGAAgcctgttgttacattacagaggAACAGTACTGTTTGGGAAgcctgttgttacattacagaggAACAGTACTGTTTGGGAAgcctgttgttacattacagaggAACAGTACTGTTTGGGAAgcctgttgttacattacagaggAACAGTACTGTTTGGGAAGCCTGTTGTTACATTACAAAGCAACAGTGCTGTTTGGGAAgcctgttgttacattacagaggAACAGTACTGTTTGGGAAgcctgttgttacattacagaggAACAGTACTGTTTGGGAAgcctgttgttacattacagaggAACAGTACTGTTTGGGAAgcctgttgttacattacagaggAACAGTACTGTTTGGGAAGCCTGTTGTTACATTACAAAGCAACAGTGCTGTTTGGGAAGCCTGTGATTACATTACAGAGGAACAGTACTGTTTGGGAAgcctgttgttacattacagaggAACAGTACTGTTTGGGAAgcctgttgttacattacagaggAACAGTACTGTTTGGGAAgcctgttgttacattacagaggAACAGTACTGTTTGGGAAGCCTGTTGTTACATTACAAAGCAACAGTGCTGTTTGGGAAgcctgttgttacattacagaggAACAGTACTGTTTGGGAAgcctgttgttacattacagaggAACAGTACTGTTTGGGAAgcctgttgttacattacagaggAACAGTACTGTTTGGGAAgcctgttgttacattacagaggAACAGTACTGTTTGGGAAGCCTGTTGTTACATTACAAAGCAACAGTGCTGTTTGCTCACACGTTCTGACTTCCAGGAGCAACTCAGGTAAGGATCAGTGTTACCTTACAACGCAATGGTTGTGTGTTCAAATCCCACAGTGAtcacatagacatacaaaaaatgTGTCCACTCACTgcactgtaagttgctttggataaaagtgtctgctaaaggGAATATATAACATTTTTATTACTGTCAAGTGACTTGGCATCTTTGTTGCCCTTATTGAAAAGTCTCTCGCAAATGTTCCATTACTCAAACTTCTACATTACAAGCTGTGCATCGGTGTACATAGGAGACTCATTAAAAGAGATATCAAACAGAACAAAAGAGGGCAAATGCCATGGTGTCTGTCTGCGTCTCtcctgacagaacaacaattaCAGCAATTGAAGAACAGAGAGAACGGAGATAGTGTGTCTGCGCCAGAGCCCATAGAGAGAAGCTGCTGAACTCTACTGGGCTCCTCTTGTATAATAACTGCTCTTGAGCTTTGGTGAGACTCTATGAATTTTAATCGAGTTATGCTGGGTATTCCATAGCCTCCAGTCCCTCTGGTGAGAGATCTGAAAGAATTTCCAAGcacggtctccctctctctgactctccatctctctctctgtgcccctctccctccctccctctctcgttctctctccacaTTGTATTAGATACACTTGGGCATAATTATTGCTAAGCCTCTCTCAGTTCTTCAGCGTAGAGGACAACTTTCTCCCTCCCAGCAACAAACTTGCTACTAAGATACCTCAGCACAGCAGTGAACCCTTTACACATAGCTAGCACAATAAGCTATAACATGTTCATATAACTATCCAATTTCTCTAGTTTATGTTCTGTGTGAGACATTGTGGATACGTGCATTGCGCCTTGCAAACGCAGCTGGCAAAGGAATGCAATGGACAAAAGCACTAGCTTagtgggatacacacacacacacacacacacacacgtacgcacacacacacgtacgcacacacacacacacacacacacacacacacacacacacacacacacacacacacacacacacacacacacacacaatgagtcaCTTGATACTGTCCTTCTCACCCTGTTGTCTCCTTGACCTACATATTTCAACTGGGGGAAATATTTCATTACACTCATTCAGTCCCAGAGAAAAGAGAGTTGAGTTTGGGCTTTGCACTGAAGGACGTATCACAATGCCAGCATCTGCTTgaggactgacagagagagagaggtagagagacagtgaggaagagagagagagacagaaagagagtgaCAATGCCCCTGAAAGCCAAGCCAGCAGTGATGATTTATAGCTTTTGCTTCATTTGtgcacatggagagagagataatgatgTGTGGAGACTAGTGATTACTAATGCATAAGAATTAATGGAGCTGCTATTTAGGGAAATGATACAGCTATACAGATCtatacagaaagggagagagcaggCAGGACAATGGTCTCTAACTGAAAAACAGTGAGACAAAAACACCCATGGAAATCCTCATTTATGTGGTTCAGAATGATTGCAGGTTAAGATTCAAATGGATAGTTCacacaaattacaaaattactcAGGAAGGAAAGCAACATTTCATTTTATAATTtggatgaactatccctttaaggaaAGTAAAGCTCGAGTTTTACCAAAACAAAATTCAACTAGAACAAACAATGGTCGATCTCATGGAAACCAACAGACAGTTCAGAGGTAGTGACTTCCTTCCCACCTCTCCTTATACTTGCTATTTTCACGTTAGTAGACTCGTTATTTTCCCTTCAACACCTCGTTTGCCTGCGAGAGCTCTTAATTGGCTATATCAGCACATTTTATTCACTACAACTGTACATCATGTTACACATTTCAATTAGCTCAGCATTCTAAGCAAACAAAATACTCTGAGTACAAAAATGATAAATAAACTATATTATTCATCATAAAGTGGTGTATTTTCTGCCTAACAACAACTTGTTGCTGTGATATAATAGAGCAAATAGTGCATGTGCTCCACGTTTAAGATAACCTTAACACTATCCCATGGCTGTTGGCAAAACCCTAAATAATCGTTTCACTACAACACAGGTCTAAGACCAATGCCATAAGGCCTGACTCAGCAGAGGAGAGCAAATGATGTCCTAGGATGAGAAGGAATGCCTGCAGTGTAGTCAACTGCACATGTTTTAGTCCAGTGCATTTTCAGGACAGAGGCTGTGTTAGTTTGAGTGTCATCCAAGTTGAAGGGAGGgacagacacagtcagacagtTGGCATGTGCCTGCCAGATCAATGTTagagccagccagacagccactGTGAGTCTTCAGTACAGTAACCCATCTATTAAAATAGAAGGTACTGTATGCATGTCATCTGTCACAGAATGTACAGCACATCAAAACACATATGCTCTCACTGCTGGTTATGACATGATCATCATTAAAACGAGCCATTCAGCATTAGCCTGCTGTGTCATCAGCCAGCCAAAAGGAagtgagagggagtgagggagagagacaaagagagccgCCAGCCCGCTATGAGCCCACTGGCccagcctggggggggggggggggggggggggagagatagagacagagacagagacacatccttacaacactgtatatagacataatatgacgtTTTAtctctttattcttttggaacttttgtgtgtgtaatgtttactgttattgacggagcgagagacagagcaagacagagagacacagacagagagtcagacagagaggagtACATTGTTTCTTTCTCTCAGACAAGTCACCAGAAAAGACAGCAGAGGAATTTGATGACTGACTACTACAGTTTAGAGCATGTGATCGgagtgtgtgtgactgagtgtgactgTATTTTGAGCATGTCTGTGTCACTGAGTTCAAGTGGAAATGAATCCATGGAAAAACATGGTTGTTTATTGTTGACTAGTGTGAGTGTGTCCTCGGTCGACCCCGCTCTACACTGTTCTAGTCATTCATTCCATCCAACTGGAGTTTATTAGCAGGAATTTTCCAGGACATACTGGCCTACAGGGCACTACTGGTaaataggagagggggagaaggagggatgagaggaagaAAGAGCAGAGGAAATTGATGGTGCTTTTCCACTGAAACTTACCCCCACACTAGGGTGTCGTCAGTGTTTAATGTACCTCTAATGTTATTGTGCTTCCTTCAGGAGTGTGACACTAAAGACTTGTGGTGAGCAGAATCAACATCTGCATCATTCAGGACTGTTGCTTTGTCACATGGTGTTAAAGTCCACAATTGGCCATTGTTATGTACATGAAAAGGACCAAGGGCCTTGCCTTGGCTCCAGGTTAGAGCAGGTCCACCGGAACACAGATGCAGTGAAACATTGATGCTGGCCTGTGTAGATGAAAATAGAAAAGTCAGAAACTTTTGGGTAAAACACTGGGGTTAATCCTCATGGGAAATGTGGCATAATGAGcttggaagaggagaggaagcctTGCATGAAGTCAAAAGTGATATTTGCTCTGTTTTGTTTTCTATCTCCCCCTGTGGTTAAACATTGTAACTGTTTTGAGTTTCACTACAGTGTCATTGGTGATTAAGCATGAAACTACCAGACACAATAAAGCCACATATTAATAGACCCATGATACATTTACTATATCAAAATAGAAGTCCTGGACCTGTATTCATATGCTGAACTATAACATGTACAGTGTGGCCATGCTGTCTGGGAGATGTACATAAagtgtagtgtgtacagtagtgtAAAGAATTACATTGTAAACTCACTTTAGGGTGGTAATTTACACTCATGCATTTAAGGTTAGCCTGTGTAAGGGATAAATTGTCAAATAGACTACCCTGAGTCATGGTTTGTGAGTCCAGACATAGCAGAGGTGTGGATTCCTGCACACACACCTATGCAGACACAACCAGCCAACCTCCTATTTGTGAGGAAGAGTCTGGAACGTCCAGATTCTAATCTGTGATTTGGATCAGAATGACAACTGTCTGAGTCTGGCTCTGGTGAAAAAAGAACTAGACAGTAGAATGCAAACCTGCTGCTGAAAATGTGGCCCAGAAAGACAGACAGCCTCAAGGCATAATTCAGAGGAGTTCAGTAAATAAAAAAGACCCAAGTAACAGTTTTTCGTTCCATTTAGACAATGCAGAATGGCCACTGTGCAAACAACCCTGTCACATTTCACCTTTCATCTTGACCTGGAAAAAGCCCTTATCCATATACGAGTCAGTCTACAACTGCATATAAACATCACATACACTAATACAACTTCTCGAAAATTCCATTGAAATTTTCAGCTTGTCTAGCTATGTAGTAACTAGGGAAAGGTTTAGTAACCATACTTTATGAATGAAGAAGATAAAACAACCATGATTTTCTGTTCTGAGGCCTCCCCATGAGACTTCTTTATACCGTTGTACCAAACTCCAATCTGTTCTGAGTGGGTTTCAGTCCGAGCCGCATGTATCCATGGATAGACTGTAGGCCTAGTTCTGTATTACAGGCTTTCTGTTCAGTTCTAGAAGCCCAAGGTCTGGGTTGTGTTCAATAGGAGATAAACGTTTTCATACTTAATGAAACAGGAAGGTACCTGAACAtgtccaataagaacacagaTTTACATTTTCTGTTGCAAAGTGTTATGCTACGGTGTTCCATACTGAACAGGACCCTGTTCAGATCAACTATAGGGTATTTTATCTGGCCCCTCTGCGCTGCACCACGATGGTTCCAGCTACAACGTCATAGACAGTCCTGTTgtgttggaagaagaggaggataaTGAAGACGGGGAACAGGAAGGCAATGGAGAAGTTCTTGTTCAACGCCCGCACCGTGGAactgggaggagggagaaagggtTTGAAGTTACTTTTACAGGACTTGACAATAGATCATATTAATTACATAGCAATAACCTAAACATGAAATACCGGGTTAAGATCAGTGGAAAAAGTACCATAAAATGaattgcaaaaaaaaagaaaacaagggTTAAATCCCCATTTTCAAAGAATGCTTTTCTCCATTTCAGAGGTATGCTTCACATCTTCATAGCATACTACATAGCTACTGAACTTACAAGCACTCATGCTCCAGTGAGCATTTGTGTGTGTTTCATATTCAATGCTCACAGTCAAAGTTATCATGGTCACACAGAAATGCAGTCATATTTTCATCTGTTTTTAACAGAACTAAACAAGATGTGTCACATGCAATCAGTGACTTACGCTGACAGGGTGACGTTAGATGCCGGTACCACCAGTACCCGGTTAGGTCGGACCAGGACTGAACTGTTACATGTCACGACCCGAAGACCAAGGAGGAACTTCCCTGGGGTGGCACCACCCGCACCCCAGATACAGAtgatctgagaggaggaggaaggtcaGAGTGACAGTGGAAATATATCATGTCAAATATTCTTCATAAAGTTCAATGCTGATGCAATCCCCACATATCACCATGAGACATTATCTGTGGTAGGACATGATTCATGTGTTTTCCATTGTGAATACAGGGGTTTAGGTTGTCACTCATTCGCAATGCTTTGTAACTTTCTGTATAACCAACATTACCCATCTTATGCTGGTGTAGGCAATTAAAAGGTCACATACTAGCCTTAACCTTCTCAGGTAGCTACACTGAGACTGCACGATTGTTCTCACTGGAAACTATAGCCTAATCTCAGACTGACATAAGATCAATACTCAAATACCCacctcatagaaacagaccaGCTCCCTGTTGACCAGAGATACTGTACCTCATAGATACTGTACCTCATAGAAATACCCacctcatagaaacagaccaGCTCCCTGTTGACCAGAGATACTGTACCTCATAGATACTGTACCTCATAGAAATACCCacctcatagaaacagaccaGCTCCCTGTTGACCAGAGATACTGTACCTCATAGATACTGTACCTCATAGAAATACCCacctcatagaaacagaccaGCTCCCTGTTGACCAGAGATACTGTACCTCATAGATACTGTACCTCATAGAAATACCCacctcatagaaacagaccaGCTCCCTGTACACCAGAGATACTGTACCTCATATGAAATACCCacctcatagaaacagaccagtaccctgtagaccagagctactgcCATCATCTTCTGCAGGTCCTCCATAGACGTGTTCTCATCTATCTCCTCAACTATGAAGTGGGTGACGAACTTAGTGATGTCCCTGTGGGGGAGAGTAGAGTGGAATACAATAGAATAATCATGGCCTATGATGATGCTGAAAATAAATGTTCATTTATGTTATTTTCTTGTATTTCTTTCCCTTCTTTCAAGGGCATGGAAATGATAAAAGGCGAGACTGATTGACTCACTTCATGCCACTAAGGTGCATAATCCACAGGATGATGGTTGCCTTGAcgcaaaataaaataaagaagtCCACCGTCTCTGCTAGGAATCTGTGGAGGGGAGAAGGGATGGTGTATTCCCGGCCTGAGGGGGAGAAGACAACTTTAGATATTGTACCCAGGTAGATTATGTTGAACTCATTTAGAGAGAATGTGAGCAGACCTACTTTAAACCCCTGACCAATCCATTTAACTTTGTTCAGCCAATTAAGTCAATGCATAAGTGACTTGCCATAGGTCAGGTGGGCTCAAGTGCTGACTTAAAATGTGTTCTATTCAGATCAACAAGGCCTCTGCAGATTGTAAAGATATGCATGAATAGGTAAGTACACATCAGCTGTTTGCTCAAGAAACTGCACATGTGATCCTGTACAAGCAACTAATTCTAGTAATGAATAAATAAAGGAACGGTGTCTTTGTTTGTTTGACCCGAGTAGGCCTAGATTTACTTGATTTAACTAGTTCGTTGCTACATGATGACACAAAAACGACCTGCTACACCTAGCGTCAGTCAGTGAGTGTAAGCCTATAGAGCGAGTGTCATCATAGACTTGTAGTGTACCTGCTTGAGGTGCGTTTCCGTTCTGTTGTTGCACTGGCCTTGCATCATGAGGCAGTGTCCCAGCTGTCATCTGCTGCCCTGTCTGAAAACCCGTAGTAGGGGGCGCAGGGAATGGAAAGGGGTACCCTATTCCCGGATAGTTGTACCCATATCGGGCATCGGTTGGTTGTCCAACGGGCCATGGAGTTCCAGTCGGCGCTTGATAGTTTCCAGCTACGGGGAAATTGCACGGAGGAAAAGGAAACGTAGTCAGAGTCATCCAGCTTTGCCAATTTACATAGCCCCAGTAGTACTGCCACATCCATTCCTGTAACTTTGCGCAGTATTCAGTTGTGGCGTTGACATTTGTTTGCGCTTCTTGGCTCTCCTCGGAACGCGAACTCGGCCCATTCTCTGTAGTACTGGCTGTGGCCATGGTTAAACCCCTTCTAGATCTCACTTAAATACCTTAAAGCGTAAAATGTCTTACCCCAGCAGCTAATCTCCTGCTACAGTTACCCATCCTAGTTTACTCTGAGTTGGAAGGTTCCATGTTAGGTACAGAAAACAGGGATACCCGGAACAATGATTCCACAAATGTATCCAGTTTGCAAATGAATTAGATGTTAGTTATATAAAATAGTTGATAATCGGGTTTTTCATTAAACTTTACATTCAatctaaataaatatataatctTATTATTGGTTAATTACACCAATTACAACCCGATGACACCCCTAGAACAATAGTGGTTTTGACCATGTACTCTTGTTCCTGTCAGGTTAAAGGGACAGTCACAAAGGATTTCAGTAACGTTCAAACCAAATATGATGTAGTATTATTTCGAGGAACTCACTTCAAATCTAGATTCCCAATTTATTCATTATTTGTGTCATTCATTATGTCAGTGAGAATATTGATGAGCTATTAGGTTATATCATTAGCCGATGACTAGACCTCAATTTTTAGGTTATATCATTACTGTTTGGgtttttaggctgtgtttctgtatagcactttgtgacatcggctgatataAAAAaaagctttataaatacatttgatttgattgatatacagtaccagtcaatgcTTTGGACACACTAACTCATGCAAGGGTTTtccttaatttttactattttctccatTGCTGTTTGCggttttaggctggttttctgtatagcactttgtgacattggctgatgttaAAAAAAAGCtttataaataatatatatacagaagctggttgagagaatgccaagagtgtgcaaagctgtcatcaaagcaaagggtggctatttgaagaatctcaaatataaaatatatttgggtttggttaacactttttggtaactacatgattccatatgtgttatttcatagttttgaagtgttcactattattctacaatgtagaaaatagtaaaaataaagaaaaacccttgaattagtaggtgtgtccaaacttttgactggtactgtacatataatgtAACTTTTTCATGTCATGTGAATAGGCCTAGTCCTATAATGTTAtttatcaacaacaaactagtattcCCAGTTAGAGAGAGCCAGCTTGAAGTCCTAAAACCTGGAAATGAGCGACATCTGCTGCTTTGTGTGCTATTTTTTATTACATAAATGCTTAAAAATTCACACAAAGTGacattagctgatgaagattatctcataggACAAAAtctataagatctcctaagcctgtgtttattACAGACCTTATCTTCGATTTGTTCAGTTTTCCTATAGGCTTTGGCCAACGAGCCATAGCTGTTAGCCTctgttagtgcctacaaaaagacgccattactattgctctctaaATAGGCCTAAACTGTACATGCACGCATGGCAGACATACACCACAAGGGAGCAGCAGTGTTTTTCATACATTTGGTAAAACTTTACATTTTTAGAATTGAGCAGTTTTCCAACTGCTTTAGCTTCAGCCAAGCTCTTGACATATTTCCATCTTTCAAAGTTAACCCATACTGTAACTATCAGACCAAGATCATTTACCGTCGATACCTAGGCCTATATGTTCTGTAATTTATGTTTTTCTAAGATACATAATAGCATGAGATATAGATGGAATTAGACTACGTTCTAATGGCAATTAGGCTACCACTAGGTATTGGTATTGTTTTGGTATTTTGTAGGATCCCGATTAGCTGTTGCGAAATATgatataatacagaacattaaccCATAAAgatctaagccctgtctaagcccaGGATGGGGGCGTTATACTatgctatatggaattgttttaaggtcataccaaggacaatttagctatttgatttagcattttaagaccccttgaagtatcccAGAAATATATAGAAAAATGATTTGATGAAAAAAGATTttgggccttactgctattagcccatacaaatgtATTGAATAAGAGATTCACCACATGGGACAACAGATAGCCAGCCCCCCCTAAACATCAAAATGAACTTCGTTCTGAAGGGTCTGTCctgtatctgagagatataagaaagatcaggaaacatgtGTACTTTTTTGGGGGCATATATTTAACCTCTGATTTTTGgaactaaacagtctccatataccttacagtgcctttggaaagtattcagacccctttactttttccacattttgttacgtgacagccttactctaaaattgattacatttttcctcatcaatctacacacaataccccatgatgacaaagcaaaaacaggtttttagaattttttgctaatttattaaaaagaaaacttaaatatcacatttacagaagtattcagtccctttactcagtactttgttggcaGCGATTAGAGCATTGAGTATtattgggtatgaagctacaagcttggcacacctgtatttggggagtttctcctattcttctctgcagatcctctcaagctctgtcaggttggatggggagagttgctgcacagctattttcaggtctctccagagtctCTTTGCcttgatcttgactagtctcccagtccctgccgatgaaaaacatccccacagcatgatgctgccagcaccatgcttcactgtagggatggtgccaggtttcctcatggtctgagagtctttgggtgccttatggcaaactccaagctggctgtcatgtgccttttactgaggagtggcttccgtctggccactgtaccataaaggcctgattggtggagtgctgcagagatggttgtccttctgaaaggttcttggtcacctcccttctctcccgattgttcagtttggccaggtggacagctctaggaagagtcttggtggttccaaacttcttccattgaagaatgatggaggccactctgttcttggggaccttcaatgctgcagacattttttggtaccctttcccagatctgtgcctcgacgcaatcctgtcttggagctctacggacaattcctttgacctcatggcttggtttttgctctgacatgcactgtcaactgtgggaccttacatagacaggtgtgtgcctttccaaatcatgtccaatcaattgaatttaccacagatggactccaatcaagttatagaaacatctcaaggatgatcaatggaaacaggatgcacctgagatcaattttgagtctcatagcaaagggtctgaatacttatgtaaataaggtatttttgttttttagtTTGAATGTATTTTTTACAAAACAATTAAAaccagttttcgctttgtcattatggggtattgtgtgtagattaatgataATTATTAAtaatttatccattttagaataaggctgtaacgtaacaaaatgtggaaaaagtcaaggggtctgaaaactttcccgaatgcactttATAGATTTTGTCATGGTTCAGTGGCCTATGGTGGGCAGTGCTCATGTCAACATCCAGCAATAAATGGATGCACCATGCATGTCTTATCCTTATTCTGGAATAAGCAAGTTAACGATATATATCCATTTTACTATAATGTAATTTATTATAATGCTATTTTTTGTTGTCTGTTTCAGTAATACTGTTACTGTTAATGTTTCACCAGTGATTTTGtggctctgttctagtgctcttctctgttctagtgctctgctctgttctagtgctcttctctgttctagtgccctgctctgttctagtgctcttctctgttctagtgccctgctctgttctagtgctcttctctgttctagtgcccttctctgttctagtgctcttctctgttatAGTGCCCTGCTatgttctagtgccctgctctgttctagtgccctgctatgttctagtgccctgcgctgttctagtgccctgctatggtctagtgctcttctctgttctagtgctcttctctgttctagtgcccttctctgttctagtgctctgctctgttctagtgccctgctctgttctagtgctcttctctgttctagtgctctgctctgttctagtgctctgctctgttctagtgctcttctctgttctagtgcc
Coding sequences:
- the LOC120022667 gene encoding protein FAM8A1-like; the protein is MATASTTENGPSSRSEESQEAQTNVNATTEYCAKLQEWMWQYYWGYVNWQSWMTLTTFPFPPCNFPVAGNYQAPTGTPWPVGQPTDARYGYNYPGIGYPFPFPAPPTTGFQTGQQMTAGTLPHDARPVQQQNGNAPQAGREYTIPSPLHRFLAETVDFFILFCVKATIILWIMHLSGMKDITKFVTHFIVEEIDENTSMEDLQKMMAVALVYRVLVCFYEIICIWGAGGATPGKFLLGLRVVTCNSSVLVRPNRVLVVPASNVTLSASTVRALNKNFSIAFLFPVFIILLFFQHNRTVYDVVAGTIVVQRRGAR